In one window of Heterodontus francisci isolate sHetFra1 chromosome 47, sHetFra1.hap1, whole genome shotgun sequence DNA:
- the LOC137357251 gene encoding transmembrane protein 230-like, whose protein sequence is MMPSRNNAAAGVSGSKVKYSKLADSDEGYIDLQFKKLPTKIPYKAIALATILFVIGLLLITIGALLLTGYINSSYSDTTWPVLIIGILVFLPGFYHLRIAYYASRGYRGYSYDDIPDFDD, encoded by the exons ATGATGCCTTCACGTAACAATGCTGCTGCTGGGGTCTCCGGCAGCAAAGTGAAATACTCTAAGCTTGCAGACAGTGACGAGGGTTACATTGACCTGCAG TTCAAGAAGCTTCCTACAAAAATTCCATATAAGGCAATTGCACTCGCAACCATCTTGTTTGTGATTGGTTTGTTGCTGATTACCATTGGTGCGCTCCTGCTGACCGGATACATCAACAGCTCA TACAGTGACACAACTTGGCCGGTGCTGATCATTGGGATCTTGGTTTTTCTTCCTGGCTTTTACCATCTCCGGATTGCGTACTATGCCTCCAGAGGATACCGAGGCTACTCCTATGATGACATCCCAGACTTTGATGACTGA